The proteins below are encoded in one region of Flavobacterium nackdongense:
- the bioD gene encoding dethiobiotin synthase → MKLFITGISTDVGKTVASAIIVEALQADYWKPIQAGDLDNSDSHKVKSQISNSKSQIFENSYKLNTPASPHYSAQVDGITIDLHKITEPTTENHLVIEGAGGVLVPLNDNDCVIDLIQKDYKVIVVSRHYLGSINHTLLTIEALNNRKIKVAGIIFSGGENKATESIILNKTGVKCIGRIEQEPYFDQNVIKEYADLFRENLLKLD, encoded by the coding sequence ATGAAACTATTTATAACAGGAATATCAACCGACGTAGGCAAAACAGTTGCCTCAGCTATTATTGTCGAAGCGCTCCAAGCGGATTATTGGAAACCCATCCAAGCGGGAGATTTGGATAATTCGGACAGTCATAAAGTTAAATCCCAAATCTCAAATTCCAAATCCCAAATTTTTGAAAATAGCTATAAACTCAACACCCCAGCGAGTCCACATTATTCCGCCCAAGTCGATGGAATTACAATTGATTTGCATAAAATAACCGAACCTACTACGGAAAATCATTTAGTAATTGAAGGTGCTGGAGGAGTATTGGTTCCATTAAATGACAATGATTGTGTTATCGATTTAATCCAAAAAGACTATAAAGTGATTGTCGTTTCCAGACATTATTTGGGAAGCATCAATCATACTTTGCTGACCATCGAAGCCTTAAATAACAGAAAAATTAAGGTGGCAGGAATTATTTTTAGCGGAGGAGAAAATAAAGCGACAGAATCCATAATTTTGAATAAAACAGGAGTCAAATGCATTGGAAGAATCGAACAAGAACCTTATTTTGATCAAAATGTTATTAAAGAATACGCCGATTTGTTTCGAGAGAATCTTTTAAAATTAGACTAA
- a CDS encoding GxxExxY protein, with amino-acid sequence MSNLLHKGTTDSILKTYYDVYNQLGYGFLEKVYQNAMYFELKSLGYKVEAQKPIKVYFKNQLIGEYFADLLIEGKVIVELKACELLMKVHSAQLMNYLKATEIEVGLLLNFGEDPEFKRIIYTNDRKQNKKNP; translated from the coding sequence ATGTCAAATTTACTTCATAAAGGAACTACGGATTCGATTTTAAAGACTTATTATGATGTTTATAACCAGTTAGGGTATGGTTTTTTAGAGAAAGTGTATCAAAATGCAATGTACTTTGAGTTAAAATCTTTAGGGTATAAAGTGGAAGCACAGAAACCAATTAAAGTCTATTTCAAAAATCAGTTAATTGGAGAATATTTTGCAGATTTATTGATTGAAGGCAAAGTAATTGTTGAACTAAAAGCTTGTGAACTCCTTATGAAGGTTCACTCCGCTCAATTAATGAATTATCTCAAAGCAACTGAAATTGAAGTCGGCTTATTGTTAAATTTTGGAGAAGACCCGGAATTTAAACGTATAATATATACAAACGATAGAAAACAAAATAAAAAAAATCCGTGA
- a CDS encoding aminotransferase class I/II-fold pyridoxal phosphate-dependent enzyme, whose translation MKFPKNLTAKLETRKHNNALRKLAAPNDLIDFSSNDYIGFSKNKAIFEETHQYLMDNNCIQNGATGSRLISGNHKVYQEAEDYIAKFHQTESALIFNSGYDANVGFFSSVPQKGDLILYDELCHASIRDGIQLSNAKAYKFKHNDFEDLERLIVNFNESNKSNRSNSSIFHLPSSIFIVTESVFSMDGDCPNMEELIAVSNKYNCYLVVDEAHSLGVFGDPEVSGGEGLVQMLGLQDQVFARIMTFGKGLGCHGSAIMGNQELKEYLVNFARSFIYTTGLSPHSVATILIAYQHLQSEKESIEQLRDNIVHFNQEKNLLGLKPLFVRSKSAIQSAIIPGNQNVKSIAGQLQEKGFDVKAILSPTVPEGQERLRFCLHSYNSAAEISEVLGLLSTFVY comes from the coding sequence ATGAAGTTTCCAAAAAATCTCACCGCTAAACTTGAAACCCGTAAGCATAACAACGCTTTGCGAAAATTAGCTGCACCAAATGATTTAATCGATTTTTCGTCTAATGATTACATTGGTTTTTCGAAAAACAAAGCTATTTTTGAGGAAACGCACCAGTATTTAATGGATAACAATTGCATTCAAAACGGCGCTACAGGTTCTCGATTAATCTCAGGAAATCACAAAGTGTATCAAGAAGCGGAAGACTATATCGCAAAATTTCATCAAACGGAATCGGCCTTAATTTTCAATTCAGGTTACGATGCCAATGTGGGTTTTTTCAGTTCTGTTCCCCAAAAAGGAGACTTGATTTTGTACGATGAATTGTGTCACGCCTCTATTCGCGACGGAATTCAACTTTCGAACGCCAAAGCCTATAAATTCAAGCACAACGATTTTGAAGATTTAGAACGATTGATTGTTAATTTCAATGAGAGCAACAAAAGCAATAGGTCAAACTCTTCCATCTTCCATCTTCCATCTTCCATCTTTATCGTAACCGAATCCGTTTTCTCTATGGATGGCGATTGTCCGAATATGGAAGAATTGATCGCCGTTTCTAATAAATACAATTGTTATTTAGTGGTTGACGAAGCACATTCACTAGGGGTTTTTGGCGATCCCGAAGTCTCGGGAGGAGAAGGATTGGTTCAAATGTTAGGTTTGCAAGACCAAGTTTTTGCCCGAATAATGACTTTCGGAAAAGGATTAGGTTGTCACGGTTCCGCTATTATGGGCAATCAGGAATTAAAGGAATATCTCGTCAATTTCGCCAGAAGTTTTATTTACACTACGGGGCTTTCGCCACATTCGGTTGCCACGATTTTAATTGCCTACCAGCATTTACAATCAGAAAAAGAAAGCATCGAACAACTTAGAGATAATATCGTTCATTTCAATCAAGAAAAGAACCTATTGGGATTGAAACCACTATTTGTCAGAAGTAAATCGGCCATTCAATCGGCCATCATTCCGGGTAATCAAAACGTAAAATCCATCGCTGGTCAACTTCAGGAAAAAGGTTTTGATGTCAAAGCCATTTTGTCGCCAACTGTCCCCGAAGGACAAGAGAGATTACGATTTTGTTTGCACAGTTACAATTCGGCAGCAGAAATATCAGAAGTGCTAGGGTTGTTGAGCACTTTTGTATATTAG
- a CDS encoding glycoside hydrolase family 9 protein — translation MKKILVLLLFSQINFVASQIVYSDNFNQGINNTAYPSAAYSTSLVSENLRIVGNGTAGAYAAISYGIHDNGALKDINISGNNKLYIKVKGTGGASLRIDLQDRAGFVTNRNASSISLTTTYQIFEILYTGKFQDGGYGGSPCTSAAAPCTVNNTTIKNIIFFVNDATGKYNGTIDIDWISFGQPLEVIAPPIFIRANQVGYFKNRDKAVNLLSTTAFGPQNYKVFNSSNVVILSGVSPSSSYWSDADLNGAKIDLSSIGTNGTYTVKTDQSEMTITIADNPLEELSNASIRYFYYNRASSEITPTNGGAWARSSGTPDDLVKVHSSAATPNRPTNTTIASPKGWYDAGDLNKYIVNSGISTYTLLAAFENYKSHFITKNLNIPESTNNLPDILDEAIWNLDWMLTMQNRVSDGGDGSVYHKLSGLGFEGVIMPANYNLQRYVIGRSTSAALNFAAVMAIASRIFSDYNTQKPGYSATLLAAAKEAYTWAKNNPSMYFTANPSGVSTGAYEDNNVNDEFQWAAVELFISTGEAQYNNDVNYFYLTNQGVPSWQSTSTLGILSIANNLTNPNVVQLNTTQVLNKLTAIANTLKNNVANNVVETTMDNYDYNWGSNGMAANQIVVLLSAYKATNDSSYLNAAYKAMDYLLGRNAVGISFVTGFGESSPLKPHHRISEADGIALPVPGMLVGGPQNSNNADGCAYASTTKAGKYSDTWCSYSTNEVTINWNAPLAYATNALQYYQNQSLAINENKSTPLNNLIIYPNPTKGDLHIGRNNNFNDVLTIDGFDVNGKTVFKKVLSKDESVINIHSLTKGVYFLKVSDKEKVNTIKILKE, via the coding sequence ATGAAGAAAATTTTAGTCTTATTGCTTTTTTCTCAAATCAATTTTGTGGCAAGTCAGATTGTGTATAGTGATAACTTTAATCAAGGAATCAACAATACAGCATACCCTTCTGCTGCTTATAGTACTAGTTTGGTAAGCGAAAATTTGCGAATAGTAGGCAATGGAACCGCGGGTGCTTATGCCGCGATAAGCTATGGTATTCACGATAACGGGGCTTTGAAGGATATCAATATATCAGGTAATAACAAACTTTATATTAAAGTTAAAGGAACAGGTGGTGCTAGTTTACGTATCGATTTGCAAGACAGAGCAGGTTTTGTAACCAATAGAAACGCCTCGTCCATCAGTTTGACTACAACATATCAAATTTTTGAGATACTTTACACTGGAAAATTTCAGGATGGTGGATATGGAGGTAGCCCTTGTACTAGTGCGGCTGCACCTTGCACGGTTAACAATACTACAATAAAAAATATAATATTTTTTGTAAATGATGCTACAGGAAAGTACAATGGAACCATTGACATCGATTGGATTTCATTTGGTCAGCCCTTAGAGGTTATTGCTCCCCCAATTTTTATACGCGCGAATCAAGTAGGTTATTTCAAAAATAGAGATAAAGCGGTAAATTTACTATCTACTACCGCCTTCGGACCACAAAATTATAAAGTATTCAATAGTAGTAATGTAGTCATTTTATCTGGAGTGTCGCCGTCAAGCTCCTATTGGTCTGACGCAGATTTGAATGGTGCAAAAATAGATTTATCTTCAATTGGCACAAATGGTACATATACCGTTAAAACAGATCAGTCCGAGATGACAATAACCATTGCCGACAATCCTCTTGAAGAATTATCCAATGCTTCGATACGCTATTTTTATTATAACAGAGCTTCATCCGAAATCACACCCACCAACGGCGGTGCCTGGGCAAGAAGTTCGGGAACGCCAGATGATTTGGTAAAAGTGCATTCATCAGCCGCTACACCAAATCGACCAACAAATACAACTATTGCATCACCCAAAGGATGGTATGATGCTGGTGATTTGAATAAATATATTGTGAATAGTGGTATTAGTACCTATACTTTGCTAGCAGCATTTGAAAATTATAAATCTCATTTTATAACCAAAAATTTAAATATTCCAGAATCTACAAATAATTTACCTGATATTCTTGATGAAGCGATTTGGAATTTAGATTGGATGCTGACCATGCAAAATAGAGTGTCCGATGGTGGTGACGGATCTGTCTACCACAAATTGTCAGGATTAGGTTTTGAAGGAGTGATAATGCCAGCCAATTATAATTTGCAACGTTATGTTATTGGAAGATCGACCTCCGCAGCACTAAATTTTGCGGCAGTAATGGCTATAGCTTCTAGAATTTTTTCCGATTATAATACGCAGAAGCCGGGCTATAGCGCAACTTTACTAGCGGCAGCGAAAGAAGCCTATACTTGGGCAAAAAACAACCCGTCTATGTATTTTACTGCAAATCCTAGTGGTGTTTCAACAGGAGCGTATGAAGATAATAATGTAAATGATGAGTTCCAATGGGCGGCAGTCGAATTATTTATTAGTACGGGAGAAGCCCAATATAACAACGATGTAAATTATTTTTATCTCACCAATCAAGGCGTTCCTAGTTGGCAGAGTACAAGTACTTTAGGGATATTGTCCATTGCAAATAACCTAACCAACCCCAATGTTGTGCAATTAAATACAACTCAAGTGTTAAATAAGTTAACGGCAATTGCAAATACATTAAAAAATAATGTTGCCAACAATGTAGTCGAAACCACGATGGACAATTATGACTATAATTGGGGAAGCAACGGGATGGCAGCCAATCAAATAGTTGTTTTATTAAGTGCTTACAAAGCGACCAATGACAGTTCATATTTGAATGCAGCCTATAAAGCTATGGATTATTTATTGGGAAGAAATGCGGTTGGAATTAGTTTTGTAACTGGTTTCGGAGAAAGTTCTCCACTAAAACCACATCATCGAATTTCTGAAGCTGATGGTATTGCATTGCCAGTGCCGGGCATGTTAGTTGGAGGGCCTCAGAACTCAAATAATGCAGACGGTTGCGCCTATGCAAGTACTACAAAAGCCGGAAAATATTCAGATACTTGGTGTTCCTATTCCACTAATGAAGTCACCATCAATTGGAACGCACCATTAGCTTACGCAACAAATGCTTTGCAATACTATCAAAATCAATCGTTAGCCATCAATGAAAATAAATCGACACCATTGAATAATTTGATTATCTATCCAAATCCCACAAAAGGGGATCTTCATATTGGAAGAAATAATAATTTTAATGATGTTTTAACCATTGATGGTTTTGATGTCAATGGGAAAACAGTTTTTAAAAAAGTACTTTCAAAAGACGAATCTGTTATCAATATTCATAGCCTAACCAAGGGAGTTTATTTTTTAAAAGTTAGTGATAAAGAGAAAGTAAATACAATAAAAATTCTAAAAGAATAA
- a CDS encoding FoF1 ATP synthase subunit delta/epsilon, with product MLLEIVSPEAKLFSGEITSISLPGVDGYFQMLNNHAPIVSLLQKGLVKIAASSFSFTDEATEALFTKVNDQNYTLAINSGTIEMKDNKVIVLAD from the coding sequence ATGTTATTAGAAATAGTATCCCCAGAAGCAAAATTATTTTCAGGCGAAATCACTTCCATTTCACTTCCCGGAGTCGATGGGTATTTTCAAATGTTGAATAACCACGCTCCAATAGTTTCATTACTTCAAAAAGGATTGGTGAAAATTGCAGCTTCAAGTTTCAGTTTTACCGACGAAGCAACCGAAGCATTGTTCACTAAAGTAAACGATCAGAACTACACATTAGCGATCAATTCTGGAACTATCGAAATGAAAGACAATAAAGTTATTGTTTTAGCCGACTAA